AAACTCAGGCTCGGCGATCAAATTATTAATGATGCATGCCGAAAGGGCCGGAATTTTTGTGCCGATAATTTCAATCCTATCTTCCTCATCCGTTTTGGAATCAAAAAGAAATTTTTCTTTGCCGTCTTTGACTAACTCTACAAGGGCGGCTTGATGAGGCATTTCTCGCGATGAGTGATGGTCCATCAGTAGGTATAGTGGTAATTGAAGGCTGTCGGCGCCTGATTTTACTTTTTGTAAAAAATCAGACGCGTCATTATACAAGCTTTGCGGATCTTTAAGTACTTGGTCCCAGATTTCTGAATCGGCCCAAAATGATTTGCGAGGCATGTGTAACTGTCCGGTTTTATAGTCAATAATATAGCGGGAATTGTCTCTATTATCAACCCTGTCAATTCTTCCATAGATTTTAACTGGATAATCACCAACATCAAGGAGTGCACATGCTTCGTCCTCAAGAGATATAACTGTTGTCGTTCCAATGTTTTTTAGGAACAAGGACAGTCTGTTTTTACCTGCATGTTCAAGGGACTTTTTGATGTCATATGGCAAGTTTGCATACAGGGAATCTCGTTCGAGTCTTTCCATGAATAGGTCGTTTAAGTTTGCGCCGCTTAAATCTTCTCCGCAGATCACTTTTCCCAAATAAGGCTCGAGAAAGTCTTTTAGCACCGTATGTATTAATTCACCGAAACCTGCGCGATCTCCATCTAAATTGACTGTTTCAGTTTCCCTAACGTTAGACAGATAGCGGAAGAAAAACAGCTTGGGACATGTTACGTAGCAGTCCAGCGCAGATGGAGATAATCCTTTAGTTTTCAGAATATTTCCGAGTTTATCCGCAACAGGTTCTTTTGCTATGGATACCGGAGAGTTTGATATGGCCCCAACTGGAAAGTTGATGGCTTTGAGTGGGAAATTTTCACTTGGAGTAATTATCCGCTTTTCTTTTTGCTCCAATTCCCAGAGAAGCTGTTCGACGAATCTGCTACGCACGCTTTTTGAATCTAACAATCCGGGCTGATCCCCACTTTGATAGAATATGCATGACTCTTCGCTACCCATAATCAGCCTGTAAAAGTTGTATGTGGCAACGCTTTCTCTTTCGTGCGAATCCGGTAGATCCAGTAAATGTCTGAGCTGATCTGGCAGAAGTGGGTCATATGGATCAGTTCCAGGAATTTTATCATCTACCGTATCTAGTATATATGTACGTTTGAAATTTAGTAGTCTGCTTTCAAGCATACCCAGAACCTGCATACTTGAAATGGGGTCCGGCTCAAAGGATACCCGTTGGGATGCTAGTAATTGTCTGAATATGGAAAAAGATAACGGCTGCCCGAACTCATCATTACTAATAGAGCTTTCACGCAGTTCGGGGATGACCTCATTCATCAGACGGAATAAACATTCAGAATCGAGCAAATATCTTTGCCATAATGTACCGCCACGCAACCTGAGCATTTCAGCCATGCTTTGCAAGCTGTCTGCAAGCTCGGCAAGGGTATTGATATTTGCGAAACCATCTATGCAGAGACCTATGACTTCTGCACGTAATTCTTCTGTGCTGTCTGGATTATCAACAAGGTTGCCGTTCTCGTCGTTGTACACAGGGATAAAATCGGTATGATTCACATATGGGGATCCGCATCGAAGGACTGTTTCCCACTGATGAAAAATTGTGCGTAAAGGTTGCTCGTCGTCAATCTCAAGCATTTTAAGGTACGGATGTCTGATTAGCGCGAGAATGTCTTTCCAGTGATAAGCATCGCCGCTCTTGGTTTCCTGAAGTTTTAGAATTGCCTCAACAAGTCCATTCAGGGCTGAGCGTCCAAGTGGATAGCCCATACTGATATTAATATCGCGCTCAGGTAGATGATGCATGACCGGAAGCAGCAAGGATGTGTCCGGTAGAACTACGGCGCAATCATCATAGTTATCTTCAACCGAGCTTAGGAGTTCTTCTCGCATGGCGCATAGCTGCGAATGACGGTCGAATCCTTCAAAGAATTTAAGTTTCGGCAGGGTGGAACTGTTTTCCGCGCTATCGTCCGATATTGCTTCTGCTTTCCAGTTGCGCAACCAGTTGTGATGTTCCTTTACAGCGAAATGTCCTTGTTCTCGTAGTGCTAATGCTGGATCACTATGCCATATCACTCGCAGGTCCAGATTATCCCATAGGTGGTGGAAAAATTTATCTTCAACGCCGGCTAGTCCGTAAAATCCGGCCAAGTATAATTTTTTGCCATCTAAGATAGTATCGAGCTTCTCAAGGTTGGTAGACAGGTTGCGGCTTTCTAAACCTGTTGTTGACCAGCCGCGTCTTTCGAGAGCTTCGACATATTTAACGAAAATAATCTCGATTTCTTCAAGCAGTGCTGCTGCCCATTCGAGAACTTCGCCTTGGAGCATCGATATATTTCGCGGCGTGATATCCTGCCTGAGCATTTCTTCTAGAAGAGACGCTAGGCGGGTTCCCCATGGGAAAAACTTTTGCAAATCGCAAGGGAGTTTGGATAACAGCCCTTTAGATTCAGCGCGGAGTCCTTCAATAATATTAAAGAGCAGTCCGACTTGATCAAGCTTACCGATTCTGCGCGGAAAGTTGCCTGTGAGTTTAGGCATCAGTGAGCCTACAAAGTCTGAAAAAGAATAAATTTCAGGAAGTATGCAGGGTTTCTCCAGCTCATCCGATGCCGCAAGGGCTTTCTTTAAATATCTGGCAGGGCGGTGATGTGGAACAATCACAATGGTATTGCTCAGGTCACCGTCAGATTCATCTATTAAGATAGAGCTGAAATTTTCGATGAAATCGCGTTTCCATGAAATAATAGAAATGGGCTGGCGGGTGGTCATATGAACACCTCCTGTGTGAACTGCTCATCAAGGTAAACGAGTAGCCCTCGTAATTCCTTTTGATTTCCGTACATTTCTTTGAGCAGCCTCATGTAACGTTTAACCTGTTTTTCGTTGTCAGCTGACGGGTTCCCAGTTTTGTACTCCACAACCAGTGCGTGATTATCTTCGAGCAGGAGTAAGTCAGCGCGGTGGGTATCACCTTTTTTATCCATGATGGCTACTTCAGGCCTGCCGCTCACTATGGCGGTGCGGACTTCTGTATCCGACAAGGCCCATAGAGCCATTGCGGTTACTTCTGGAATGATTGTTTCATGCTCATCTGCTATGGCTGGGAACTGGGCAAATGCGGCTTCCGCACTGCGCAAACAATCCGCAGCGTCGTCACCTGTGAGGATTAAATTTTCCATAGCCTTATGTGCAAGTTCGCCGCGCATAAGGGCGTTATATGAGTAGTCTTCTAAGTTATGACGGTAGACGCGAAGTCTAGGTAGCCACGCCATGAGCTCTTGCGGTTGGAATTCGTCGGTCGATTCTTTGTTGTCGCAAGTTTTAACAGATTCAGTAGACTTAACAGAAACACCAGACTTGGCTGGTTCGGGCGCAGAGTTTGCACTTGAAGTTAAATTTGAATCTTGATGAGATTCACTTTGAATCTCATTTGAACTTTCAAATTCTACAGGAGGTTTGCCATATTCCAACAAACCTAGGTCTGAGAATTTGCCGTTTAAAATAGTTTCAATAGCAGAAAGTGCGGGCGTTACGCTCTTAACTTTTTCTGAGGGCATGAAACCGTATAGCTCATCGCCAGCTCTAGTCCACGCTACATATAAGAGGTTGAGCTGTTCTGTGAACATGCGTGTCCGGTTTTCATAATACTGATCACCTAGAGAGCTGGACATTGGAGTCAGCAAAGTTTTGCCGTCAACTTCTATGTCGGTGAACGTTGTGTCCGAACCGGAAACTGACCAGTTATGGAACGGTACGATAATTACTGGAAATTCGAGTCCCTTGGATTTGTGAATGGTCATGATGCGCACTGCATTGACCGATTGCGGGAGGGGTACTTTTTCGTCGGCGGATGATAATTCCCAGAAATCTAGGAAAGCTGCTAGCGATGTGCCGCGATTTTCTTCTGCCAGATGTACGACTTCTAGAAATCTGCGGATATAAAGTTCATCACCCGGGCATGATTCGATGATTTTGAAGCGGGAGACCATTTCACTTGCGAGGTCGTAAGGAGTCATTAACCCGGACTTGCGCAGGAATGGCGAAATGTGATTGTTCCAAAAGGTTGGGAATTTTTCAGCGAAACGGCGGTAGAGCGGGCCTTTTTCTCTGTTTGCCAGCCATTCGGTTATTTCATTGTTGGAAATGCCGGATACCGTCTGGAATACTTCCTTGCCATATACGAATTCTAAGAACGCAAGGTCATCCTGCGGATAATCCAAAAATTTCAAAAGCGAGACTATTTGTCTGACGACAGGATGGCGGTCGAGTTGCAGGCTGTTCTCTGTGATGACAGGTATAGATTTTTCTACCAGCCAGTCACATAGGAGCTGGGCGTGGTCGTTTGACCTAACGAGCACGCAAATATCTTCGAATTCTCTGCGCTCGCGCAAGTCGTTCATTAAAATGTCGAAATTACGTTTCGTTTCAATTTCAATTTCTGATGAGGTTTCCGCAAAAAGTTTTTGCAGTTTTACATATCCACCTTCGCGCGGCTTATTCAGTGGCAAGCTTTGCGTTGCGTTTTCAAAGGTGGATGCAATTTTTTCTGCTAGTATTCCCTGCTGTTCTTCGGGACCGTTCGGGTAAAGAATTTCAGCAAGATCAGTCGCCACATCGAAATCAGCCAGTGCATCAAAGAATGAGTTGTTGAACTTGACTACATTTTCAAGACTGCGCCAGTTGTATTCGAGATGACCGGGGGTGAATTCTGAAATAGATGTGAGTTCTGGATCTCCTGCAATTTCATCGAATAGCTCTGACCTACCGCCGCGCCAGCTATAAATGGCCTGCTTAACGTCACCCACATAGAAAAGACTTCCGCGCTTGGACAAACATTCCACGGCTAGCGGAACCATTGCTTGCCACTGGGCAAGGCTTGTATCCTGAAATTCATCAATAAGCAGGTGATGGAGGCGAGATCCCATACGGCAGAATGCATCTGGAAGGGCTTCGCCGTTTTGTAAAACATATGAAGCGACTCGCGGCAGATTTGAGCTAAGTAGCATGCCGTTCAGTGATTGATATTCAATGATATCATCACGGATTTCTTCTACGATCTTTACAAATGGAGCAAGAGCGTAAGCACCGCGTAAAATTATAGCCTGATCGCGGTAAACTTCGTGGGCTTGTTTTAGGTCGGCATAAATCTTTTCGTGCAGAGAATTGATGTCGCCTTTGGATTTTTTAAGAACACAATCTTCAAAGCTATCTTTCTGAACCATGGCTGAGTCTTTTGGCTCGCCCATAAAATCGAGAGCGGCCGCATGGGCTAGATATTTTTTAAGATGCGCAGAAGCGGCAAGGCTATCTGTATCTATTAAAGAAGACATGGCCGTCACGGCCTTCATATATTTATCGTAATCAGATTGAAGCATCCCTGCTATTTCTTCTTGATCCGTTAATCTTTCGCCTGGAAATTCCATCACATGACTAAGGATCTGAATCAGTCTGAAACGCATTTGCTCTGCAAGCCAGAATCCTTTTTTATTCTCTTTGAGAACGAGGCTCTCTACCGCGTCATCCATGAGCTTTTTGCGGAACTCGTCGTTTCCTTCGCAATGGGTCAGAAATTTATTGAAGTTCGGTTCAAATAGGGTCGTAGGGTCGAAAAGTAGCTGAAAATCCGGACTCAGGCCAAGCTCAAGGGCGAAGATGCGCACCAGCAGGTTTAACAGGCTGTCGATGGTTCTAATGTTCAGCCGACTGTAGCGTTGCAGAATCGGAGTGAGTTGTTTTTTCGCTTCCGCAGGACTCCAGTCGCTACCGAGTCCGTCTCCTTCTAAGTCGAGGGCGCGGTTCTTAAGTGAACGCACAACGCGCTCTTTCATTTCAGCGGCGGCTTTGTTGGTGAAAGTTACAGCCATTATTTCGGGCCAGCAGTATCCTTTCGCCTGAGATGATTTACATACAGGGATAGAGTCTTCTTCCTGTGATCCGGCTAGGAGCGACAGAAAGCGCGCAGTCAATTCATATGTTTTGCCTGACCCGGCGGAGGCTTTAACCTGTTGGAGCATTTTTAAGACCTTTGTGTTGGCGAGCTATACTGTTGCAGGTTTTAATTTTTTAAAGCAGGACCGTATTTTGTTTTCCATAACTATCATAAGTACAGCTGAAATAATGAGTGCGCTTCCGAGGTATCCTGTCCAATCGAAGCTTTCATTCCACCACAACCATGCCAGCAGGGCGGCAACAATAGGTTCAACTGTGGCGATAACGGATGCTGATGTTGCTTCGAGATACTTAAGGCCAGCATAGTAGACCGTATATGCTCCGTAGGTGCAGATGGTGGCAAGGGCTATTAGCGATCCCCATGAAATTGGCGTTTTGTGGTGAAATTCAAAAAATGGGAGCAAACCAAGCGCGCCAATTGGAAGAGCATAAAGAAATATTGTCGGCGTTGAGTAACGTGTAAAAATTGTTTTGCCGAAAATATAATAAAGGGCGTATGTAAAACCTGAGGTTAATCCGCACATAATTCCGAACCATGTGAAGTTTACGGCCCCTCCTGTGCCGAAAAATTGAGGTCCGAGTGATACGCATGCAACGCCTGTGAGAGTCATGCAAATAGCACCAATTTTAATTGGCCCCATCTTTTCTCCTAGGAATATCCATGACATAACAGCAACCCACGCCGGAGCCGTATACAGCAAAACCGAGGCCAGAGCCGCGCCGACGCCATGCACTGCAAGCTGGTATGATCCGTAAAAAATGGTGACGCCCAATATCCCGAACAGGGCGACAGATGGGATATCCTTGCGTTCTATTCTGAATGTACGCATACGGTATGCATGGACAGCGAATAGTATCCATGCGAAGAGTGCTCTCCAGAACGCGTTTTCCAGCGGAGGAATTCCTTGTTCAATGGGAAACTTTGAAATAGGTCCGATAAGGCCCCACATAATTGCGGCCATCAGTATCAGTATACATCCTTTGATGTTCATATCGGGTCCTCATGGTATATGGTAAGTAAAAAAGTGCTGGTTTTATTTTAAATTTTACAGTTGGAATCAGTAGCAAAGTTGTATGCTCTTTCCCTCAAATCGTCAAAGAACTATCGCAAGATAGCGCTATAAAATATTAGGAGAAAAGTTTTGGATATTACAAATTTAAGTGAATGTTCACGTGTGGTTGTAACTAGTGATGATGAAGGTCTACGCCTCGATAAATTTTTGATTATGCTACTTCCGGATACCAGTCTTCGTGAGCGCAGAAGAATTATTGATAATGGTCTGGTTTCTGTAAACAGGCGCAGCGCAAAAGCCAGCCTTAAAATGTTCGTTGGTGCTGAAGTTGTTTTGTTTGAAAAAAAGAACGTTCCTACGACTGCTGATATTTTGCCAAGCCTTAAAATAATTAAAGAGACTGGCGAGTTTGCCGCAGTTTACAAACCAGCTGGAATCCATTCCGCATCCATCGCGAGCAGTTTGGAAGTTTCCGCGCAGGATTGTCTTGCAGAACTTTTCCCCGAAAGACAGCCTATTTTAATTAACAGGCTTGATCATTCGACTTCCGGTATACTTCTTGTTGCTTTCGGGCACGACGCAAGTCGCCGCTTTAAAGGATTTGAGGAAGAAGGCAAAGTCGAAAAAGAATATTTTGCTAGAATTATCGGAAGTCCTCGCTCAGAGTTCGTTATGAAAAATGAGCTTGATACAGATTCAAGAGCTGTGACTAAAGTACTCGATGATGACGCTGACAGACTCCGCTGGAGTTATGCAGACCGAGTCAAAGACCTAAGTGATGGCATAGTTGTCGTGAAAGTACGCATCACAAAAGGCGCACGCCACCAGATCAGAGCGCATCTGGCACATGCAGGATTCCCGATTGTAGGGGATGCAGTGTACGGTGAAGCTACTGCTGATGGTAAAATGTATCTGCACAACCAGAGAATTTCATTCGAAGGTTTTGAAGCTGAGTGCGAGCCTGAGTGGGATTAAGTTTTAGGTTGTATGGTTTAGCTTGAATAGGCGGTTAGCCTGAACAGGTTGGCTTCGTTTATATATGAATAAATAAAACCCCCTTGGAGCGTGAGCTTCAAGGGGGTTTTTGTGTGCTTAATGCGTGGAGTAAGATCTTACTTCTCTGATATTAACAAAGCCTTAGCAAAATCTTCACCGTTGAATGGTCTGAGATCTTCCATCTTTTCCCCGAGTCCTATGAAGGTGATCGGGATTTTGTTCTGCATGGTCACGGCAATCATTACGCCGCCTTTTGCTGTACCATCCAGTTTAGTGAGGATTAATTCATCCACGCCGATTGCTTCATGGAAAAGCTTGGTCTGCGATAGAGCATTCTGTCCGGTAGTTGCGTCAATAACCAGAATGCTGCGGTGCGGAGCTTCGTCGTGCTTTTTGCTGAGAACTCTTTTGATCTTATGTAGCTCTTCCATCAAGTTGTTCTTGGTGTGCAATCTTCCCGCTGTATCAAGGAGCATGAGGTCGTAGCCGTTTTTAACAGCGTAATCTATGCCTTCGTAAGCTACTGCGGCTGGATCGGAACCTTCTGCCTTAGCAAAGAATCCCGCCCCTACGCGTTTTGCCCAGATTTCAAGCTGGCCGATTGCGGCCGCTCTGAATGTATCACCCGCGACGATGAGAACTTTGCGGCCCTGCATCTGCTCGCGATGAGCAATCTTAGCAATGGTGGTTGTTTTACCAACACCGTTAACTCCGATCATCATTACTACTTCTGGCGGAGTGAAAGCTTTGATACGCTTAGGAACTTTAAATATTTCATCTAGCTCTTCGCGAAGAAGAGTTTTGAAGTTTTCGGGGTTTGTTTCACCACTTTTACGGATTCTTTCTTTCAAGCGGTCTATGAGTTCTGTGGTGGCTTCAAAACCAACATCTGCCATGATTAGAATTTCTTCGAATTCTTCCCAGAAATCTTCATCAAACGCGCTATGGCTGGAAAGTAGAGAATCAATGCGCTTGGTGATTTGTTCTCTTGTTTTAGCAAGGCCTTCTGAAAGTTTGATGAACAGACGACTTTTCTCGTCTTCTTCATCTTCGAGTTCTAAGGCCAAGGCTAAGCGGTACTGCAATTCAGAACGGAACTCGTCAACATGTTCATAGTCCATGTCTTCAAGCCATTCTTTGAAACGGGTAACAAAGTCTGCCGCTTCATCCGCAGGTGCTTCGAGAGCTTCGAGCAAAAATTGTAAACGTGCCCAGAGATCTTCTCCGGCAGTTTCTACTCCATCAAGGATCAGCTCAAGCCATACGGAAAGGCGTGGGTCTGCTTGCTGGAGAGCTTTGGTCAGGTCAATCTGCCATTGCGGTTTGTCTGCGTCGTCTTTTGACTCAGTTACCATGGAAGGCTCGATTACTCTTGCCTTGCCACCGTCCTTCACAGGATCAATGGTTTTTACTTCAAGAGCTGGTTCTGGTGTGATTGTTTCCTGAGCTGCAGGAGCTGGTTCAGCAGGTTTTTCAACTACTGGTGCGGCTACAGGCTCAGCCTTTGCATCTTGTTTTGGTGTGACAATAGGCTCAGGGTCAACAACAGGCGCAGGCGTGACAACTGGCTGAGGCTCAGGAACAGGCTTAGGCGTAACAATTGGTTCCGGCTTCGGAGCTGGTTCTTGTATAGCTTCAGCTTTAGGCTCAGGTTTTGGTGCTGGAGCTGGTTCAGGTTTAACAACCTGCTGGTCTTGCGGGGCTGGCTCAGCAACTACTTGCGCAGGAGCTTCTTGTTCAGCTTCCTGACTGACCGTTTTTTCATCACCTAAATATTCTTCAAGAGCTTGGTTAGCTCTGTCTTCTGGACTGACAAATAATTTTTTTACTTTAGAAAAGAATCCCATTGAAATCCCCTTATAATTCTATTTTGAACAGCGGAAGATAGCGCAGTCCTGCCTGATACGCAACTCGAAAGCACTGCATAATTGCCCGCTAACTTCGTTGCTGCAAAAAAATCAAAAGCTCACATATAGGAATATGCTTCGCTCTTGATTTTTTATTGCGCCTTATTAGCGAACAATTCTACAGCACTTTCGAAAATTTATTGACTGAGGAATGTTCGTTATCTTTTTCTATATTTTACAGTTTACCCTTTTTGCAGCTACATATATATAATGTTGAACAAGATAGTTGAAATTTGCTCGTCTTACATATACATATTTGCGAAACGCAATAAATGGAGACTTTTTATGAAAAGAACGTGCATAAAAGATGCTTTGAATGCGGAAAGCTCAGTTTCTGAGATTCTCATCAAAGGTTGGGTCCGTACGAAGAGAGATAGCAAGGGTTTTTCATTTTTAGAAATAAACGATGGTTCCTGTATTAAAAACATTCAGGCAATCATTGATCATACCCCTGAAATTGTCGCCGTACTTGAGAAAATTAATACTGGCGCCTCTGTCAGCGTTACGGGCGAGCTTATCGAGTCTCCCGGTAAAGGGCAGAAGTGGGAAGTTCGCGGTAAAACCGTTGAAATGCTCGGTGCTGCGGATGCTGAAACTTTCCCGCTACAGAAGAAGCGTCATTCTGACGAGTTCTTGCGGACAATAGCGCATCTTCGTCCCCGCACGAATAAATTCGGCGCAATGTTCCGTATTCGCGCGGAACTTTCATATGCGATTCACAAATTTTATCGTGATAAAGGCTTTTTCTACGTTCATACTCCAATCATCACGGGCTCAGACTGTGAAGGTGCCGGAGAAATGTTCAGAGTTACATCTCTTGATCACGAAACTCTTTCTAAGACTAAAAAAGAAGAGCAGGGCGCACGCGACTTTTTCGGTCAGGAATCTCACCTGACTGTATCGGGGCAGCTTTCTGCTGAAATGTATGCATTGTCTCTTGGTAATGTCTACACCTTCGGGCCGACTTTCCGTGCTGAAAAATCCAATACACCGCGCCACGCTGCGGAATTTTGGATGATTGAACCTGAGATGGCATTTGCTGATCTTGATGATAATATGGATCTCAGTGAAGAGATGGTTAAATATCTCATTGCGCACATCCTAGAGAATTGCGCTGATGATATGGAACTGTTCGCGAAGTTCGTAGATAAAACTTTGATGGATACACTCAAGAATATTTCTGAAAATTCATTTGAGCGCATCACTTACACTGATGCAATTGAACTTTTGCAGCGTTGTAAGAAAGCCAGCAAGTTTGAATACAAGCCGGAGTATGGCCTTGATCTGCAAACAGAACATGAGAGATATCTCACTGAAATGCATTTCAAGAAGCCTGTAATCGTATATGATTACCCTGTGGAAATTAAGCCTTTCTACATGCGTCTTAACGATGACGGAAAAACCGTTGCCGCAATGGATCTGCTTGTTCCTAGAATCGGTGAACTTGTCGGTGGCTCGCAGCGTGAAGAAAGACTTGATGTGCTTGAGCGCAGAATCACTGACATGGGAATGGATACCGAAGATTACTGGTGGTACCTAGACAGTCGCCGTTTCGGAACCGCGCCGCATGCAGGATTCGGAATGGGTTTTGAGCGTATGCTCATGTTGCTGACCGGAGTTACTAACATCCGCGACGTAATACCTTTCCCAAGAACACCTAAAAGTCTCGAATTCTAATTATATTAGGGCCGCCTTGTGCGGCTCTTTTTTTTATATATGCTAACAATACCGCGCCACATAAAATCTTCCACTGAAATCCCGAGTATCACTCTGGATGGTTTGACCTTTGTGCAATATCAATGTCGCAAATCAATGGTCAGGCATGAGGCGTGTGTTGCACAGCATTCACTCGTGTTCATTTTGTCGGGCACAAAGATCATCCACTCGGCCGACGGCGATGTTGAGCTTGGCGCAGGAGATTCTTTTTTCATTCGTAAAGGGTGCCACCTAATGTCCGAAATGGTTCCGGAGGACGGAGGGACCTTTGATACGATTCTATTTTTTCTAGATGATTCAATGTTTACCGAGTTTGTTGATTCTCTTTCTTCGAAAAGGGATGACCCATTGATTGATATTCCTTCGCTATTTCGTGTTGAGACTAGTGAGCCCATCCAGATCTATCTGTCATCTATTATTCCGCTTTTCGG
This is a stretch of genomic DNA from Maridesulfovibrio frigidus DSM 17176. It encodes these proteins:
- the asnS gene encoding asparagine--tRNA ligase; translation: MKRTCIKDALNAESSVSEILIKGWVRTKRDSKGFSFLEINDGSCIKNIQAIIDHTPEIVAVLEKINTGASVSVTGELIESPGKGQKWEVRGKTVEMLGAADAETFPLQKKRHSDEFLRTIAHLRPRTNKFGAMFRIRAELSYAIHKFYRDKGFFYVHTPIITGSDCEGAGEMFRVTSLDHETLSKTKKEEQGARDFFGQESHLTVSGQLSAEMYALSLGNVYTFGPTFRAEKSNTPRHAAEFWMIEPEMAFADLDDNMDLSEEMVKYLIAHILENCADDMELFAKFVDKTLMDTLKNISENSFERITYTDAIELLQRCKKASKFEYKPEYGLDLQTEHERYLTEMHFKKPVIVYDYPVEIKPFYMRLNDDGKTVAAMDLLVPRIGELVGGSQREERLDVLERRITDMGMDTEDYWWYLDSRRFGTAPHAGFGMGFERMLMLLTGVTNIRDVIPFPRTPKSLEF